In Denticeps clupeoides chromosome 1, fDenClu1.1, whole genome shotgun sequence, a single window of DNA contains:
- the LOC114801693 gene encoding uncharacterized protein LOC114801693, which yields MGCRCCRMIKSYIYDPSVPVDVHGHKQDGTTSSLYHPHHHSGDADLLQKKQGFTNQAYASSRDSSDGNSKLHIDNNRINSQHGAQLKKNAGGGGDSGVYILHPNETPTLKCAPSAPSSPPTCQVSDLLTTSAPSDKPPDGTYLHTGPDGVDCRVSEDEEESGVGSTPEYLGDTGDEESVLSGDIHTSSTSLSSGETRPAGLEDPRVMDKRVTKRKEEEDGEDCQSITDSMVAEALAALEAATAGEEYE from the exons ATGGGTTGCCGATGCTGCCGAATGATCAAAAG CTACATTTACGATCCCTCTGTTCCTGTGGACGTACATGGGCATAAGCAGGATGGGACCACCAGCTCGTTGTACCATCCGCACCATCATTCAGGTGATGCCGACCTCCTCCAGAAGAAGCAGGGCTTCACCAACCAGGCCTACGCCAGCAGCAGAGACTCCAGCGATGGGAACAGCAAGCTCCACATCGACAACAACCGCATCAACTCCCAGCATGGCGCTCAGCTCAAGAAAAACGCGGGAGGAGGTGGGGACTCGGGCGTATACATCCTCCATCCGAACGAGACCCCAACTCTGAAATGCGCTCCTTCCGCTCCCAGTTCCCCGCCCACGTGTCAGGTGTCCGATCTACTCACGACCAGTGCTCCCAGTGACAAGCCTCCAGATGGGACATACCTCCACACGGGGCCAGACGGGGTGGACTGCAGAGTCtcggaggacgaggaggagagtggcgtGGGCAGCACTCCTGAGTATCTTGGGGACACGGGGGACGAGGAGAGCGTCCTCTCCGGGGACATCCACACAAGCTCCACCAGCCTGTCGTCAGGAGAGACCAGGCCAGCAGGGCTGGAGGATCCCAGGGTGATGGACAAGCGTGTGACaaaaaggaaggaggaagaggatggtgAGGACTGCCAGAGCATCACAGACTCCATGGTTGCCGAGGCTCTGGCCGCCCTGGAAGCGGCCACCGCTGGGGAGGAGTACGAGTGA